Proteins from a genomic interval of Clostridium sp. 'deep sea':
- a CDS encoding glycosyltransferase gives MKLKLIDYLFLYSFTAIWLLLIFNVILALGGYVFYSKLSKRRINILKNFTRYPYVSILIPAHNEEKVIARTVEAMSKQFYPKDRYEIIIINDNSQDNTLQVLEALKRRLVYCNIKIISTTKKNGGKGKSNALNIGKLHAQGEFIAVYDADNTPESFALRYLVYELLNNETYGAVIGKFRTRNKYKNILTRFINIETLSFQWMAQAGRFKIFNICTIPGTNFIIRSSALEKIGGWDSKAIAEDTEISFKLFEQGYRIGMMPLAVTWEQEPETLNVWFKQRTRWVKGNIYVVFKYLPKVLSKQVKNIGIDIFYLVAVYFLFLSSLVLSNIIFLVGIFTPVKLSLAGNFLLLWVLAYIIFVLQILITLAMEKGESSKSNILYVLIIYFTYCQLWMVVAGRGIVLYLTDMIFKRETTWYKTERFD, from the coding sequence ATGAAGCTAAAACTAATTGATTACCTATTTCTCTATTCGTTTACTGCAATTTGGTTATTATTAATCTTTAATGTCATACTGGCCTTAGGTGGGTATGTTTTTTATAGTAAACTATCAAAACGTAGAATCAATATACTCAAAAACTTTACAAGATACCCCTATGTGTCTATCTTAATTCCAGCTCACAACGAAGAAAAAGTTATAGCTAGAACTGTAGAGGCAATGTCAAAACAGTTTTATCCCAAAGATAGGTATGAAATAATAATTATTAATGATAACTCTCAAGACAATACTTTGCAAGTATTAGAAGCACTAAAACGTAGGCTTGTTTATTGTAATATTAAAATTATATCCACAACCAAAAAAAATGGTGGTAAAGGAAAGTCTAATGCTTTAAATATTGGTAAACTGCATGCTCAAGGAGAGTTTATTGCTGTTTATGATGCAGACAATACACCAGAGTCCTTTGCTTTAAGATACTTGGTATATGAGTTACTAAACAATGAAACTTATGGAGCTGTAATTGGCAAATTTCGAACTAGAAATAAGTATAAAAATATATTAACTAGATTCATTAATATTGAAACTCTTAGTTTTCAATGGATGGCACAAGCAGGTAGGTTTAAAATATTTAATATCTGTACTATACCAGGTACAAATTTTATTATTAGGAGTAGTGCCCTAGAAAAAATAGGGGGCTGGGACTCTAAAGCAATAGCTGAAGATACAGAAATAAGCTTTAAACTTTTCGAACAAGGTTACCGAATAGGTATGATGCCATTGGCTGTTACCTGGGAGCAGGAGCCCGAAACTCTTAATGTGTGGTTTAAACAACGCACCCGGTGGGTTAAAGGAAACATATATGTTGTGTTTAAATATCTGCCAAAAGTATTAAGCAAACAAGTAAAAAATATTGGTATTGATATATTTTATTTAGTAGCGGTTTATTTTTTATTTTTGTCATCGCTTGTATTATCAAATATTATATTTTTAGTAGGTATTTTCACCCCAGTTAAACTAAGTTTAGCAGGCAACTTCTTATTATTATGGGTCTTGGCATATATAATTTTTGTTTTGCAAATTTTAATTACCCTAGCTATGGAAAAAGGAGAAAGTAGCAAAAGTAATATATTATATGTACTAATAATATATTTTACGTATTGTCAGCTATGGATGGTGGTAGCTGGTAGAGGCATAGTATTATATCTTACTGATATGATTTTTAAAAGAGAAACAACGTGGTATAAAACAGAAAGATTTGATTAG